The genomic stretch ATCATTGGATAGTTACAAGTTCAACCTGTTGTATAATAAACAACTGTTTATAGACCAGTTAAAAACCAATAATCTCGGCAAACGTACCATTGATGAGGGCAGTATGGACGAAAAGTCGGGGATGAATTTTTCAGAGTATGTGGCTATCCTTTCGGGAAATACGGATTTGTTGGACAAAGCGAAATTGGAAAAACAGATTGCCGGATTGGAAAGCGAAAAACAGGCTTTTAATCGTTCTAAGTTCAGTGCTAAATACAAATTGGAAGACTATACGGCAGAACTTGAGAAAGCCCAATCCCGCTTTGACCGTATGAGCCTTGACTGGAACAACCTGCAAGGGCGTATTCAAAAACGTTCTGACGGTACGATTGCCAATCCTGTTCAGTTGGACGGTTTATCGCCCAATGCGGACATCAAAAAAATCGGTGCAAAGCTCAATCAGCTTGCGGACAAAGCCCGCACTGGTGGGGATTATGAAGAAATCGGTAGCCTCTACGGTTTTCAGCTGTTGGTAAAAACGGAAATGTCGGAAAAAGAGGGCGTGGATATTCGGGTAAACCGCTTTCTGGTGCAGGGCGAGGGAAATATCAAATACACCTATAATAACGGCATCATTGCCAAAGATGAGAAATTGGCATCAATGAATTTTCTCAACGCATTGGAAAAACTGCCCGCCTATATTGAACAAGAGCAAAAGAAAATAGCCGAAATACAAAAGGATGTACCTGTTCTACAGGAGGTGCTTAACGGTACGTGGTCTAAAGAAAGTAGATTGAGCGAATTGAAAACGGAATTGGCTTCCGTTGAGCGGAAGATACAACTATCTATCACGCTCGAAACCAAGGAAGAATCTACGGAACAAATGGAAAAACCGGAAGAAGCTCCACAGATTTCAGAGAGTATTGTACATACGAAAGGTGTTCATCTTCCACGCGGTATATTGTAATCACAATAGTTATTGCCCATCCTGTTCGTCCATTTTCCTGATTAGTGCATCACGCAAGCTGTCAATGAATTTGGTGCGGTTTATCTTTCGAAATTTCAGTTCCATAAAGATGTGGTAGAAATCCCCTAAATCAATATTGAACATGGATTCGAATACTTTAGCGATAACTTTTATGTCGGCATTTCCATTATTGAAAACACCATTTGCATATAATGCATAAATCAGTTCGGTTAATGCCGTTTTACTCCCAGTCCATTTTAAAGAATCATTGTCATATTTTTTTTGATTGCTAATACTTAATTGATCTTCGAGATAGACTTGTATCATATCATTGGCAAGAATCTTTGCTACTTTGTAATCATGAGAAGTGGAAAAGCTATGGTCAGCTTCAAAATAAAAAGTGTCTAAGCTCAATTTGATATCGTGTTTACCCCGAACAAAATATTTATGGTCTAAATAAGTGCTATTTGTCCTGTAATATTTATAAAATTCTAGATTATTGTCAAAAAAACGTTTTAGCTTCTCCAATTCTTTATTCAGGTATTTCCTGAGAGTTTTCTCACCTCCAAATGGTCTTTTTGTTTCAATTTTAAAAATGGTATTATAATAAATAAGTTTAGAAACCATTTGGGGTTTTAAATGTTTAAAAAAATATATTTCTTCTTCATCACTTTTAAATTCTCTTTCCAAAATAAATTTCTTCAATTCTGCTAGGCAACCAAGAATCATCTTGATAGCTATTTCAGACAAATAAATTGGATCGTCAACCTCAAATGATAATTCATTCAATTTTTCCTCCAATTGAAAAAAAATCTCATTGCAATATTTTTTCATTCAGCGGACAATATTATTATACACTTAAATTTTATCGTTTATCAATTTTGCGCAGGATTTTGTAGTCAATATAGAATGTCCCGAATGGAACGAAACAAGCAACAAGAACTTTCCAAGTTGTTTCTCTAAATTTCCATTGTTGTTCAATGCCTACACGCAAAGCGTTAAACACGAATAACAAAAATAAGGCGCCGTGGATGGGGCCAAGATTTTTTGACAGTGTTTGGTAGCCGAAATAATGTTTTAATGGAACGGCTATAAAAACTAAAACAAGTAACGAAATGCCCTCTAAAAAGGCAAGAAGCCGTAATCGTCCAATCGGTGTGGTGAAATATTTTTTCATCTGTTTATTTCTTATTTTTTTATTGTCAGATGGAATTCGCCAAAATAATTATCTCTTTGGGGATGAAATACTCTTATGGCTCATTTCATATTTAAAATGTTCTGAAATTAGGTCTGCTTGACAATGGTGAAAATGTCCACGGAACAGCAATGAAAATGATGATTAGCGCAATAGAAAACCAAACCAGCATTGTCTTAAATTTTTCTTTGTCTGTTGGTTGTCGTTTTGCCAATGCAGAACCGATTGTCAATAATACAATGGCGGTCAGCATTAAGAAAATGTGTATTATGCCATAGAAAGTTAAGTCCAAATTCTGTAAATCGGTTTCGGTTTTTCTCCAAAAGTATTTTACAATCGGGCTTTGCGTATAAAGGATGATGCCAACCATTAGTTGAATGTGAGCAATGGTTGCCGTCCAATGTCTAAAAGCATTGTCCGTTTTTGAAAATGGCTTGTCGTTCAAATAACCAACAAATGCTCTGTAAATAGAATACAACAAAAAGGCAAGAACAAGCCAGCGAATTAAAGAGTGAAAGACTAATAAAGTTGAATACATTTTATGCCGTAATTGTTTTTTGTTTTCTGAATACGTTCCAAATTGTAGGTGCACCAAAGAAAAACCAAATGGCTAAAACAGCGTCGCACACGGCACAACCGGCAGACGAAAGTGGTGCAAAGTGAATGATGGGATCACCGTATAGATGATGCATAATGTCCCAGCCTGTATGCATTAGCCAACCAATACCAATGAAATAGTAATGCTTGAGGGCTTTGAAAGCAACAAATAGCATGGCGGCACCAAATACATATTCACAGACGCCTAATCCGCCGCTCCAGTAAACTCCGCCTGCACCGGCAATGATGATGGCGTTGATCTTTTGTCGGGAGGGTTCTTTCACAAACGACATGATGATGATAAATACCAAACCAATCAACGCTGCAACGAATGCATTGGTGATTGTAAATTCCGGAATGATGTGATGATGTGTATGCATATTTCTTGTTTTTATGTTTGAATACAAAGATAAAAAAAACATACTAATTAGTATGTTTTTTGATTAAAAAATATTTTAGGGCGCTTAGTTGATTTGTAATTTTCCTTTAATGTGTAATAACTAACACTTAATCTGACAGGTAGGGTTTTCCTAGGCATTTACAATGAAAATGAATTTATAAAATCGGATGCGGGTTTAGCATCCGATTTTTCATTTCCACCGGTCAGACTATCCCTGACGGGTTGCTCCCCAGCAGAGCCCGTTTCCGTTTGTTCTGACACGTTAAAGTTAGGATTTTGTCCGAACTGTAAGTCTATGTTTTTCTCTTTTGCCAAAGATTTGCTGTCCATCCAGGTCTGCATGGGTGTTTTGCCATAGCAGTACCTCCCGCTGTGGGTTCTTTCCTGATTGTAAAAAGTGGTCCACAGGTCTACGTCTGTCTGCATTTCCGCGATGCTCCTGTATATTTTCTTACGGAAAGCAATGGCATAGAACTCTTCCTGCATGGTTCTGTGGAAACGCTCGCATATGCCGTTTGTCTGGGGACTTTTGGCCTTCGTCCTAGTATGGTCTATGTCTTCGATATTGAGGTATAGTTGGTATTCATGGTGTTCCCTGGCCCCGCAGTATTCCGTACCCCTGTCCGTCATGATCCGCAGCAGGTCTATGTTCTGTTCCTGATAAAAAGGAAGGACTTTGTCATTGAGCATGTCTGCCGCCACCAGGGCATTTTTCCGGTCGTACAGCTTGGCAAATGCCACTCTGCTGTAAGTGTCTATAAAGGTTTGCTGATAGATTTTGCCTACTCCTTTGATGTATCCTACATAATAGGTGTCCTGGCAACCCAGATAACCGGGATGGTATGTTTCTATTTCCCCGCGGTTTTCCTCTTCCTGTTTTTTCCTTTCCATCGCAGCAACCTGGCTGGCTGTCAGGATCAGACCGTCCTGGGCAACTTTGGCGTCCAATGCTTTCAGCCTTTTCTGGAACGTTTCAAGATCATGCCTCAGCCATACTTGCCGTACGGTAGAGGGAGCTATACTGTTTCCTCTTTTGCTAAGCTCATTGGCAGCCCTTAACTGGCCGTTGGCCGGTTGCTCAACCGCATATGCCACTACCACGCTCTCTAAGGAGGGATCTATCCGGTTTTTCAGGATAGGTTTGCTTCTGCTGATTTCTTTTAAGGCCAACTCACCGCCTTCTTCATAAAGCTTCTGAAATCGATAAAAACTGTCACGGCTGTAGCCCATCACTTTGCAGGCTTCACTCACATTACCCAATTTCTCCGCTAACTTCAATAGTCCCATTTTGGGCTGGATCAACTTTTGTGTCTGATTCATAATCTGACTTTTTTGGAGATTAATAATTTAACATATTATGTCAGATTAAGTTTTGGCTAATACATTTAATGAGATAGATGTTTTTTTTTATCAGAAGTAATCAAAAGTACATAGATATGTGCAAACCAACCGCTGCGCATTTGTCAACAGGGGTTGAAGCCTTTGTGACTTCCTTTGGGTAAGTGATAACGCTGCACTAAGTTACGATGAAGCTTCGTGATGTTTGAGTTTTATAGGTTGAGGTCGGCAGTATTGTTACACGAACTTCATAGGATATCTTGTTTTTATTTGTCCTCGGGCTATTTTTTTGAGTTTCCCTTCCAACAGTTTTTTGGTCAGCGGTTTCAGGTAGTCAAGATATAATATCCCTTCTGTGTGGTCGTATTCGTGTTGTATCATTCTTGCGGTAGTTCCGCTGAATGTCTTTCTCTGCGGTTCAAAATCTTTATTGTAATATGCTATCGTAATAGTCCAAGGCCTTTTTACTTTTTGTGATAATTCCGGAATACTCAAACAGCCTTCTTAGTCTTCCCAAAGCTCTGCCGAACGTTCAATGATTTTTGCATTGATGAATGTTTCCTTTATTCCGCTATCATTTTTCTCAAAATAGATTTCTTGGTCTTGTTCATCGAGATTTTCAAAAGTCGTTTTACTGTCCACGATAAATAGTCTTATGGGAAGTCCGATTTGAGGTGAAGCCAAACCGCATTCATTGGCATTTTCCATCGTTTCCCACATATCTGCAATCAGTTTATCCAATTCAGGGTAATCCTTTTCGATGTCGTCGCATTTCTGTTTCAAAATGCTGTGTCCGTATGCTAAAATGGGTCGTTTCATTCTTTTGATTTTATTGCAAAGTTCAAAAGAACAAACAAGGAAGACAATGAACCGATGTTAAGTAATTACGTTGTTCATAGATTTTTCAGCGGTGTTCGTGATTGTTACGTAATTTGTCTGCGGATTCGGCTCAGGCCTTGTGGTGTAATTCCGATGTAGGAAGCGATGTATTTTAACGGAATGAATTTCAGAATATCGGGTTGTTCTTTAAAGAGTCTTAAATAACGCTCTTTTGCATTGTATTTCAATAAAGATAATTCACGTTTGCTTTTGGCTAAAAACAACTTCTCGGAAGCAAAACGTCCCAAATAATTCCCGACTTTGGTTTGAGCATAGACTTTTTGCAAATCCTCAAAGGAGATTTGCCAAACCACAGTTTCGGTCAATGCCTGTAATTCGTATTCGGATGGCGTTTGTGTCAAGAATGAGTCGTAGGCACAAGTAAACTCTTTGTCAAAACTGAAGTTGAAAGTCAGCTCGTTTTCATCATCAGGAATGTAAAACCGAACAATGCCTGTTTCGATGAATGAAAGGAAATTTTCTGTTTCACCTTGTCGTGTGATGATTTGGTTTTTGGCAAACACTTTTCGGTTAAAATGGCAAGAGATAAATTTCCATTCTGTTTCCTGTAATTTTATTATGCGTTCATAGTATTCTCTGATATGCCCCATAAAAATATTCTCTTTTAATTTGTCTTTCAATCCAAATTTAGCCTTATTTATAAATAGCCGTTTTTGTGCGGAGAACGCATAGATTGGTTTATCTATGGTAAAACACCGGCCCAAACATTGCTTTCAGCCATTTTATATCACTACATATTGGTTGCAAGGAACTATTCTTTTTCATGTTTTATAAGGTCTTTGCCACTAAAAAAAATTCTCCGCTTGCTGGTAGAAGGTTGTCGGTTCTGTTCTTAAAGTATTTTTCCGTCATATCTTTTGTGGAGATTGTCTGTATTTCTTTTAAACCTACTTTTTCAGCGAGTTTTATAATTTCTTCAACCGAAAAAAAACTTACAAAAGGAGTACCTGAAGCTGCCGCTCCTTTTATCGACATTTCCATTAATGGCTTGTCTTCTTCATCAAGTAATTCCAATGGCAGATAAAAGGCCATTGCAATAGTAGAACCAGGTGCAAGCAAAGTCATTTTTTTCAGTGTGTCGGTAATCGCTTCTTTGGTAAGATAAAGCGTAACACCGATACAAGATACAAAAGCCCTTTGTTCAACATTAAAACCTTTATTTAATAGCTCGTCCCACCAAGATGAGATTTCAAAATCGACAGGTACAAAGTGAAGATTGCCGAGGATTTTATAGCCGTTTTCAATCAGCTTTTCTTCTTTCCAAGTCAAAGTATCGTGCTGGTCAATTTCATAAATATCAACATAGGAACTTATGGCCGTGTTCCGTTGGGCAAAACTATCCAATCCTGCACCAAGCAAAACGTATTGTTTTACTCCTTTTTCAATTTGCCCTTTAGCTATATCTTCAATAAAACGTGAACGGGCTACGATAGAAGCCCGCAGCCGTTTGGTATATTTCATGTCAGGCCGTTCCTGCCAATCATCATCAGGTGCAATTAACTTGAATCCTATTTCATCTTCAAGTATATGAGGTTTTGCATCTGTCTGAACGTGTAACGCTCTCCATAATGCGGTTCTTACTGCGGTATTATCCGGCTTTATGACTTTATCTCTTCCCATTTCCTTATTTTATTATTAATATCAAGTGCAATTATAATGAAGCTATTTTTTAGCATGTAATCCAATCATATTCCCCTCTGTATCTTCTATTAAAGCAATAGAACCAAAATCCCCCACGTTCAACTTTCGACGAATAATTTTTCCACCTGCAGCTTCAACACGGTTTAATACTGTATTGATTTCTTCGGTTGCAAAATAAATTAAAACACCGCCAATACCGGGTTTTGCTTCATCCATTCTAACAAGCGCACCGCCAATCTCTTGCTTGTTTTCACTGCTTTCAAAAATGGCATATCTCATTTGGCTGTGTCTTTCGTTATTCACTGTCGTTTCATTAAATCCGCAGTCAAATACTGTTGTGTAAAATTTCTTTGCCCTGTCAAAATCGGATGTATAAATTTCAAACCAATCAATTACTCTTTTCATTTTAAACTGTTTTTGATTAATTCAACAAAGTTAAAGTCCCCCGTTTTTTTTTAATTGGATAAAACCGACAGTACTAAAACTTCAATTCCGGAAAATTGGGCAATTGTTCGTTTGCATTAAGAAGAAATGACTTTGGAGTCGTGCCTGTAAAATATTTAAAATCTCTGATAAAATGAGATTGGTCAAAATAATTCTCTAAATAGGCTATTTCCGTAAGAGCATTAAAGTTAGCCGTTCTTAGCGTTTTTAAAGCTGACTGAAAGCGACAGATTCTTGAATACAACTTTGGGGAAATGCCTATATATGATTTAAACAGACGTTCTAACGAGCGTTCTGATATTCTCAAATCGGCTTGCACCTGTTTTAATTCCTGACCTTTTTGAAACTGGTTTAACGCAAATTTTACTCTATCATTTTCACCTTTACAGTCTGTCGTTTGTTGTAAGAAAAAATGTTCTAAAACCGCTATTTTTTGTTCTAATGTTTGTGTATTTAGAAGTTGGTCATTTATAGTGGTTTTAACTAAATCATTGATGTTAATGTGTCGTTGCGTTAATTCAATTGCTTCTATTCTGAAAACAGATCTTAAAGCTGCGGGTTGGAAACTGACGCCAATATTTCGAAAACTACCCATTGCCGTAAGCTGTGAGTACTGAGTAGCTTGCCCAAATAAGAAAGATTGGGGTAATGTTTGCTTGTCTTTATCGTAAAAGACCGTGGGATTTTCCTGAAAAATCATACCCGGTACGCCCTCGGGAATTATTTTGAATTTTCCAATAAAAGCAGTGCTCGTATTTTCCATTATAAAGAAAAAACGAATATGTTTTCGTAGGGGTGGTACAGGCTGTATTATTTTGATATCCATCCTGATGTTTTCTAACAAATTTAGCAAAATTAAGTACAACCATCCCAACCCCTCGGTGTTTATATAGATACAATTTCAAGTTGATTTTCTTTTTGGCGAATTTAATTTTTCAATTCCAAATTCCATTCATTTCAGTTAGAATCATCGGTTTACCGTCTGTAACGACGATGGTATGTTCGTGTTGCGCCATAAAACCGCCTTTGTTTCCCACCATTGTCCAACCATCATTTAATTCTGTTGCATAGGTTGAAGTTGTGGTAATAAACGTTTCAATGGCAACCACTGAATTTTTTCTAAACCGTCTTTGGTCAAATCGGTTTTTGTAGTTCATTATTTCATCGGGTTGTTCGTGCAAACCCCTTCCGATGCCGTGTCCACCCAAATTTTTAACGACCTTGAAACCTCTTTTCTTGGCTTCGGTTTCCATAATGTGCCCGACTTCTGAAATTTTTACGCCACCCTTAATATTACCGATGGCTTTTTGTAGGATTTCTTTGGATGCATCCACCAATTTTTGATGTTGGTTGATGTCTTCTCCAAGTACAAATGAACCACCATTGTCCGACCAAAAGCCGTCAAGTTCGGCAGAGACATCAATATTAACCAAATCACCCTCTTCCAGTATTCTATTATCCGATGGAATGCCGTGACAAAACTCATTGTTCACACTTATGCAAGTCCATCCCGGAAAGCCATAAGTCAAATAAGGTGCGGATTTTGCACCGAAATCCGAAAGTATTTTCGCACCAAAGTCGTCTAGTTGTTTTGTAGTGATGCCGGGTCTTGCATAGTTCCGCATTTCTTTCAAAGTGTAAGCAACTGCCTCGCTTACTTTCTGCATTCCTATTAATTCTTCGTGTTTTGTTATGGACATTTTTATTTAGATTGTTGCGTTTACATTGCAAATTTAATAAATATTAACCTTTATAATCCTTTTTTGCCTTCTAACCAATAGCCATGCAGATATACTTTGCTCTTCGTTGTATCTTTAATAACTTTTCTAAAGGTTTGAGCTGATTTTACATTTCCTGTGAGGATAAACTTGATATGATCTTCATTTTGAAGAGGAAATACGGGCAATTGCTTTATCCATTCCTCGTTTTTAAATAATCCTGTTTTGGGATAAACAATAACCGACTCCAGTCCCAAGATTTCAGGAATTTTTAGATTTTCCTCGTCTAATTCAAAAATAAACTGAAATATATGCTTGTTTTGCTTTAATACAGGAGCAAATGATTGTGCCAATCCCAAAGAAGACTCATCTCCAAAAATAATGTATTGCTGAAAGGATGAATCATAATATTTTATCATCGTACTGGGTTTATTTAAAGATAGTACGTCGCCCGGTTGCAAGGCGTTCATGTAATCAGCGCCACAACCTTTGCCATGAAGGTGAACGATAAACTCCATACTTTGTGTTTCCTTATCAAAATTTGAAACAGTGTAGCGTCTAACTTCGGTTTCTGTTACTCTGAAATCAATATATGCACCAACAGTCAATTTTACTTTGTCAAAGACTCCGGACATCCGAATTTTCTTTACTGATGGTGATAAGAAAACGGTTTCATCTACTGTTACGTCGGGAAGTTTTGTCGTAAGTAAATCAACGGTATCAAATAACCATTTGGGAGCTCTTGGCATAATGTTATTTATTTTAGTTATGCAAATAACTGAAGAATTGATAAACCGAGAAAGTATACAATAGAGGTAAGTATTGGACTAAACGTGGTTTTTGTTCTTGAATGTCGAAGCAGTCATTCCGGCAACTTTAGAGAACAATCTCGAAAAATACGGGTAATCATCATAGCCCAATTCGTTTGCAATTTCTTTTACGGATTTGTCGGCATAGTACAGCAGGCGCTTGGCTTCTAAGACAACCCTCTGTTGAATGTGATAAGAAACGGTAAAACCAGTTACTGTTTTTACACATTCATTAAGGTAGGCTACTGAGATGTTTAATTTTTGAGCATAATCGGAAGGGCGTTTCCAAACTTTGAATTGTACTTCCAACAGTTTTAGAAAGTCATAGTGTATTCGTTCAAATCTGGAAAGCTGTTCTTGTGACTGCAACGATTTTAGGTAAAAAGAAAGATATAGGCCGATGAGGGTATTAGAAGCATTCTTTAATGAATGGAAATAGAATTTATCCTCCTTTTTATCATGAAGATTAGCACATAATAAGAAAGCCTGTTCTAAAATATTCATTTCATCAGATCTTAGGTGCAGGGGATGTGGCGTAATGATTCCCTGGAGATATTTATAGAGGTTTTTATCAATAAGTTCTTGCTCCATTACCAATAAGAACATTTCTATTTCATCGACATTCAGTATTCTATGCACCTGATTGGGAGACTGATACAAAACGGACGAATGTTTTATTTGGTACTGTTTAAAATCCAGTTCCACAAGAGATATTCCTTTTAAATGCAATCCCAAAACATGGCTGTTATGCCGATGTGCTTGACCCGATTCAACATTTTCATCAAAGGTTTCCGAAGTTATTTTGGTTACAAATATTCCGGAATTCTCCTCCATATTAAAAGAATGTGTGGGAATGTTACTTATGGGAGTTTCCATTTTATTGACAGGAGTTATTTGTTGTTATTATAACTTGAATATGGGGAATAGCTGCGGTTAGGTAGCGAAGAGCATTGTCCATTTCGGACAATTCTCATGTTCGTTTATTTATATACAATATGATGTGAAATATGAACCCTATCAACGCTGTACCCAATGTATTGGTCACTGTATTTTAAGAATGATGTTTGCATATTTTATCTGACTTGCAAAATTAAATTTAAAAAATACCGTTCGGTATGTTTTTCTATGAAAAATTATTTCAAACTATCCAAATAGATTTTAAGTTGTTTTAAATAAGATACATACACTTTTTTGCTGTTCTCTAATTTTCCCAAATTCCGGATGCCCCAATAGCCCGACATAACAAAGATAGTTACCTGTTTCGCATTTATGTCCTTACGGATCGTACCGCTTTTCTTGCCTCTTTCGATGGTAGCGGTTATTGCTTTTGTCCATTCTTGAGTTAATTCATTCAAAGCCTTATTAAATTCCGAATTCCACGGGGTCATTTCTTGTGTGAAATTGGATGCCGGACAACCATATTCCACTTTCAGAAAATCATTTTTCATTAAAAGATTGTCCATTAGGTTATAAATAGCATCTAATGGATTCTCTTCGGTTTGAAGCGGCTCAATAAAACTATTTGTAAGTGTTGGCTTTAGGATTTCGTTGATGATGGCAAGTCCCATTTCGTCTTTGGTTTTGAAATGGTAGTAAAAAGCCCCTTTGGTAACTTTTGTCGTGGCGATAATGTCGTCAATGCTTGTTGTCTGATAACCTTTAACGTAAATCAGTTCAAATGCTTTTTGTAGAATTGTCAAACGTGTTACCTCTGCTTTTTTCATAAAAGATACTGTTTAGTATTTTTGCAAAGGAACGAAAAAAATATCGGATGATTATCGGAATTCTAACTCTTATTATTTTGAGGTGAATTACTTTTGAATAATCGGGTTTATTTTTCTTCTATCAAATAAGTCATACGTGTCTCTTTAATTTCTCATTTCGTTTGCTTGTTGATTCATTTTTTTTGTTATCCAACCCATATAAATTGACGATTGGAAAAAGCGAAGTGGAATTATAGCCAATCTAAGAGTTCATATAGGGATGCTCTACTGGCTTGGCATTACTCATGTGTTTTCTGAATCGCCTGACGTACAAAATATAATAAAAATTGAATGCTTAACAAAAATATTAAATATGCTAAACCCAATGTCCATTGATCACTAATCGTAACGAGATGTACCACAAGATAACTAGCCATGGAAAACACGATAAAAGACCCTCCTCCGGCTAACCCTCCTGCGGTAGCGGAAAATTCAGGCTGACTTGTGATAGCATACGTGAAATAAGTATTATAAGTAAATCCTTGCCAAAAATGAATCAGAAACACAAAAAGCATCATAATGTACAATTGGTGAAAAATGCTTGCTGTAAATAGCATCACTGCTACAATGAGTAATTGAGAAATGTTCGCTAATTGTAGCTTGTTATAGAGGGGTTTGTTGACCAACTTTTTACTCAAAAATCCTCCCCCAAAAATAGCCAATCCCGATATTAATGCACAATAACCGGAGTACAATGCAGAAAGATGATATTCATGCTCCACAATAAATGGAATACTCATCCCAAAAACCATTACCATGCTATAACTTAATCCCAATACAATAATTCCAAGACTGAAATCAGTCGCGTTCATCAAAC from Arachidicoccus sp. BS20 encodes the following:
- a CDS encoding RteC domain-containing protein: MKKYCNEIFFQLEEKLNELSFEVDDPIYLSEIAIKMILGCLAELKKFILEREFKSDEEEIYFFKHLKPQMVSKLIYYNTIFKIETKRPFGGEKTLRKYLNKELEKLKRFFDNNLEFYKYYRTNSTYLDHKYFVRGKHDIKLSLDTFYFEADHSFSTSHDYKVAKILANDMIQVYLEDQLSISNQKKYDNDSLKWTGSKTALTELIYALYANGVFNNGNADIKVIAKVFESMFNIDLGDFYHIFMELKFRKINRTKFIDSLRDALIRKMDEQDGQ
- a CDS encoding DUF3817 domain-containing protein — encoded protein: MKKYFTTPIGRLRLLAFLEGISLLVLVFIAVPLKHYFGYQTLSKNLGPIHGALFLLFVFNALRVGIEQQWKFRETTWKVLVACFVPFGTFYIDYKILRKIDKR
- a CDS encoding DUF6010 family protein, with the translated sequence MHTHHHIIPEFTITNAFVAALIGLVFIIIMSFVKEPSRQKINAIIIAGAGGVYWSGGLGVCEYVFGAAMLFVAFKALKHYYFIGIGWLMHTGWDIMHHLYGDPIIHFAPLSSAGCAVCDAVLAIWFFFGAPTIWNVFRKQKTITA
- a CDS encoding Crp/Fnr family transcriptional regulator, whose translation is MKDKLKENIFMGHIREYYERIIKLQETEWKFISCHFNRKVFAKNQIITRQGETENFLSFIETGIVRFYIPDDENELTFNFSFDKEFTCAYDSFLTQTPSEYELQALTETVVWQISFEDLQKVYAQTKVGNYLGRFASEKLFLAKSKRELSLLKYNAKERYLRLFKEQPDILKFIPLKYIASYIGITPQGLSRIRRQIT
- a CDS encoding class I SAM-dependent methyltransferase, with the translated sequence MGRDKVIKPDNTAVRTALWRALHVQTDAKPHILEDEIGFKLIAPDDDWQERPDMKYTKRLRASIVARSRFIEDIAKGQIEKGVKQYVLLGAGLDSFAQRNTAISSYVDIYEIDQHDTLTWKEEKLIENGYKILGNLHFVPVDFEISSWWDELLNKGFNVEQRAFVSCIGVTLYLTKEAITDTLKKMTLLAPGSTIAMAFYLPLELLDEEDKPLMEMSIKGAAASGTPFVSFFSVEEIIKLAEKVGLKEIQTISTKDMTEKYFKNRTDNLLPASGEFFLVAKTL
- a CDS encoding VOC family protein, which translates into the protein MKRVIDWFEIYTSDFDRAKKFYTTVFDCGFNETTVNNERHSQMRYAIFESSENKQEIGGALVRMDEAKPGIGGVLIYFATEEINTVLNRVEAAGGKIIRRKLNVGDFGSIALIEDTEGNMIGLHAKK
- a CDS encoding helix-turn-helix transcriptional regulator, producing MDIKIIQPVPPLRKHIRFFFIMENTSTAFIGKFKIIPEGVPGMIFQENPTVFYDKDKQTLPQSFLFGQATQYSQLTAMGSFRNIGVSFQPAALRSVFRIEAIELTQRHININDLVKTTINDQLLNTQTLEQKIAVLEHFFLQQTTDCKGENDRVKFALNQFQKGQELKQVQADLRISERSLERLFKSYIGISPKLYSRICRFQSALKTLRTANFNALTEIAYLENYFDQSHFIRDFKYFTGTTPKSFLLNANEQLPNFPELKF
- the map gene encoding type I methionyl aminopeptidase — encoded protein: MSITKHEELIGMQKVSEAVAYTLKEMRNYARPGITTKQLDDFGAKILSDFGAKSAPYLTYGFPGWTCISVNNEFCHGIPSDNRILEEGDLVNIDVSAELDGFWSDNGGSFVLGEDINQHQKLVDASKEILQKAIGNIKGGVKISEVGHIMETEAKKRGFKVVKNLGGHGIGRGLHEQPDEIMNYKNRFDQRRFRKNSVVAIETFITTTSTYATELNDGWTMVGNKGGFMAQHEHTIVVTDGKPMILTEMNGIWN
- a CDS encoding FAD-binding oxidoreductase, coding for MPRAPKWLFDTVDLLTTKLPDVTVDETVFLSPSVKKIRMSGVFDKVKLTVGAYIDFRVTETEVRRYTVSNFDKETQSMEFIVHLHGKGCGADYMNALQPGDVLSLNKPSTMIKYYDSSFQQYIIFGDESSLGLAQSFAPVLKQNKHIFQFIFELDEENLKIPEILGLESVIVYPKTGLFKNEEWIKQLPVFPLQNEDHIKFILTGNVKSAQTFRKVIKDTTKSKVYLHGYWLEGKKGL
- a CDS encoding helix-turn-helix domain-containing protein, translating into METPISNIPTHSFNMEENSGIFVTKITSETFDENVESGQAHRHNSHVLGLHLKGISLVELDFKQYQIKHSSVLYQSPNQVHRILNVDEIEMFLLVMEQELIDKNLYKYLQGIITPHPLHLRSDEMNILEQAFLLCANLHDKKEDKFYFHSLKNASNTLIGLYLSFYLKSLQSQEQLSRFERIHYDFLKLLEVQFKVWKRPSDYAQKLNISVAYLNECVKTVTGFTVSYHIQQRVVLEAKRLLYYADKSVKEIANELGYDDYPYFSRLFSKVAGMTASTFKNKNHV
- a CDS encoding TetR/AcrR family transcriptional regulator, with translation MKKAEVTRLTILQKAFELIYVKGYQTTSIDDIIATTKVTKGAFYYHFKTKDEMGLAIINEILKPTLTNSFIEPLQTEENPLDAIYNLMDNLLMKNDFLKVEYGCPASNFTQEMTPWNSEFNKALNELTQEWTKAITATIERGKKSGTIRKDINAKQVTIFVMSGYWGIRNLGKLENSKKVYVSYLKQLKIYLDSLK